One Thermofilum sp. genomic window carries:
- a CDS encoding amidohydrolase family protein, whose translation MSELIAIRDVSAIVSPGSHEPVISQRSIFIKDGVILGVGDFSLLASMYGQPDVVLDGRKKVAIPGFYDLHTHIAMLGFRGLLVDADRPVHETFFMLSSEMDRETAYRLAVAGALEALKSGIVLVADVFFQAEGVAEALESVGIRGLVGYCFINHEEAAHSESEIGRAIEFGKRWRENALVKPAIAPYSVDTVSREQLELLARLARELGVHLHVHLARSREEMKYTRELTGYTPVLYAYRLGLLGPRTIAAQANVVSEQERFILAQSGSLIAQCPSSSMLEGLPIHAYEYWQLGGNVAVGTDSPSLNDNIDFFEELRLMVYAQRVQLERKVWKAWDLLEVSTRRAAQLLGLRAGAIERGAEADIVLLDARRPWCKPAFNLAASIVYSASSGDVDTVIVRGKPVIIGGRHVALDEERALLQAEVAAMNFLEKILDEHPELESVLPARSEKEI comes from the coding sequence GTGAGTGAGCTCATAGCTATCCGGGACGTCAGCGCGATCGTATCTCCAGGGTCGCACGAGCCTGTAATCTCGCAGCGGTCGATCTTCATCAAGGATGGAGTTATCCTCGGCGTTGGCGATTTCTCGCTTCTAGCCTCTATGTACGGGCAGCCGGATGTGGTTTTAGATGGTAGAAAGAAGGTGGCCATCCCAGGCTTCTACGACCTACATACGCATATCGCCATGCTTGGTTTCAGAGGGTTACTGGTAGACGCGGATAGGCCTGTACACGAGACCTTCTTTATGCTTAGCAGCGAGATGGATCGCGAGACCGCGTACCGCCTCGCGGTGGCTGGGGCCCTAGAAGCCTTGAAGAGCGGGATCGTGCTCGTCGCCGACGTGTTCTTCCAGGCAGAGGGCGTCGCTGAAGCACTCGAAAGCGTGGGGATCCGGGGCCTCGTCGGGTACTGCTTCATCAATCACGAGGAGGCTGCTCACAGTGAAAGCGAGATAGGGCGTGCTATCGAATTCGGGAAGAGGTGGAGAGAGAACGCGCTGGTGAAGCCGGCTATAGCGCCTTACTCTGTAGATACAGTTTCTCGCGAGCAGTTAGAGCTGCTGGCTAGACTGGCTAGGGAGCTGGGGGTGCACTTGCACGTTCACCTGGCTAGGAGCCGCGAGGAGATGAAGTACACTCGCGAGCTCACGGGCTACACGCCGGTCCTCTACGCTTACAGGCTTGGCCTACTGGGGCCTAGAACGATAGCGGCTCAAGCGAACGTTGTGAGCGAGCAGGAGCGATTCATACTGGCTCAGAGCGGCAGCTTGATCGCGCAGTGCCCGTCGAGCAGCATGCTGGAGGGGCTGCCGATCCACGCATACGAGTACTGGCAGCTGGGCGGCAACGTTGCCGTCGGGACAGATTCGCCGAGCCTCAACGACAACATCGATTTCTTCGAGGAGCTCCGGCTGATGGTGTACGCCCAGCGCGTGCAGCTGGAAAGGAAGGTTTGGAAAGCTTGGGACTTGTTGGAGGTAAGCACCAGGAGGGCTGCCCAGCTGTTGGGGTTGAGGGCCGGAGCTATTGAGAGGGGGGCTGAGGCAGATATCGTGCTGCTGGATGCCAGGAGGCCGTGGTGCAAGCCAGCTTTCAACTTAGCTGCGTCTATAGTCTACTCAGCTAGCTCGGGGGACGTTGACACTGTGATCGTGCGCGGGAAACCGGTTATTATCGGCGGTAGGCACGTGGCTTTGGACGAGGAGAGAGCTCTGCTTCAGGCGGAGGTCGCTGCGATGAATTTCCTCGAAAAAATCCTAGATGAGCACCCCGAGCTCGAGAGCGTGCTTCCAGCAAGATCAGAAAAAGAGATATAG
- a CDS encoding type II toxin-antitoxin system VapC family toxin — protein MEEHQVVEGGEVSRALYVADASVFASIIVKDEFHERATDFVRRYSGRLATLDLAVVEVANALWRHARLLGRIPGDRYETLSRNIKPLVLGAARLYPAAEFLEAASSAAYEYSITVYDALYVALAQHLECRLASFDGELKRRLENAGVIIVEAP, from the coding sequence GTGGAGGAGCATCAGGTTGTCGAGGGAGGAGAGGTGAGCAGGGCACTCTACGTGGCTGACGCCAGCGTGTTCGCCAGCATCATCGTAAAGGACGAGTTCCACGAGAGGGCTACCGACTTCGTTCGAAGGTACTCGGGGCGGCTCGCAACCCTGGACCTGGCAGTCGTCGAGGTAGCGAACGCGCTGTGGCGCCACGCCCGGCTCCTCGGGAGGATACCGGGGGACAGGTATGAGACGCTCAGCAGGAACATCAAGCCGCTCGTGCTGGGGGCCGCTAGGCTCTACCCGGCTGCCGAATTCCTCGAAGCTGCCTCGAGCGCTGCGTACGAGTACTCGATCACCGTCTACGACGCGCTCTACGTGGCGCTAGCCCAGCACCTGGAGTGCAGGCTAGCGAGCTTCGACGGAGAGCTCAAGAGGCGCCTAGAGAACGCGGGAGTAATCATCGTGGAAGCCCCCTGA
- a CDS encoding hydrogenase maturation protease — protein MGCESVLVVGVGNRLYGDDGAGSCLAESLRRCHPELNVEVHETLSFWETGIFEGRSLVVIADAVNAQPLGSPKLYKLEPRALPPEEVSSLLYSADPHDASPALLVTLAHAAGVLKGDCYLLGIPAARVELGFGLSEEALRAMALALPLLERLLSRYGCSVNLKRECLENAFRECGAMR, from the coding sequence ATGGGCTGCGAGTCCGTGCTAGTAGTCGGAGTGGGCAACAGGCTCTACGGCGACGATGGGGCGGGCAGCTGCCTCGCCGAATCCCTTAGGAGGTGTCACCCGGAGCTGAACGTCGAAGTCCACGAGACGCTAAGCTTCTGGGAGACCGGAATCTTCGAGGGCAGGTCGCTGGTCGTGATCGCGGACGCTGTAAACGCTCAGCCACTCGGCAGCCCGAAGCTCTACAAGCTCGAGCCGCGCGCCCTACCCCCAGAGGAGGTGAGCAGCCTGCTGTACTCGGCAGACCCCCACGACGCGAGCCCAGCTCTCCTCGTGACTCTTGCCCACGCAGCTGGGGTATTAAAGGGCGACTGCTACCTCCTGGGGATACCGGCGGCGAGGGTCGAGCTGGGCTTCGGCTTATCCGAGGAGGCTTTGAGGGCGATGGCTCTAGCGCTCCCCCTCCTCGAGCGCCTACTCAGCCGCTACGGGTGCAGCGTGAACTTGAAGCGGGAATGCCTCGAGAACGCTTTCCGGGAGTGCGGCGCGATGAGGTAG
- a CDS encoding P-loop NTPase → MSRVEVDPRAVHARRIFSKVGRVYAIASSKGGVGKTTLACLLSLLLARRGLRVGLMDLDFTNASTHLVLGVDAERAGVEEGEGVKPLEVAGLKLATPVLFTRGRPFALRGNSATDAMLELIISHEWGALDAMVLDLPPGAKDELLEAISLGAKPLVVTTQDYLSVSSVRRLLQLLKEEKVAWAGVLENMAHSGEPALLEEAASLGFTHLGLIPYDEELRGSVGSPEKLLSTRAALALEKLAAKILGVPRV, encoded by the coding sequence GTGAGTAGGGTGGAGGTCGACCCGCGAGCGGTACACGCGAGGAGGATCTTCTCCAAGGTGGGCAGAGTCTACGCTATCGCAAGCTCGAAAGGCGGTGTGGGAAAAACCACTCTCGCCTGCCTCCTGAGCCTGCTGCTGGCGCGCCGGGGGCTGAGAGTGGGCCTCATGGACCTCGATTTCACGAACGCTTCCACTCATCTGGTTCTCGGCGTGGATGCGGAGAGGGCGGGAGTGGAGGAGGGAGAGGGCGTGAAGCCTTTAGAGGTCGCTGGGTTGAAGCTGGCGACGCCCGTCCTCTTCACGAGAGGGCGGCCTTTCGCGCTTCGAGGGAACTCCGCTACCGATGCGATGCTAGAGCTGATCATCAGCCACGAGTGGGGTGCCCTCGACGCTATGGTTCTGGACCTGCCTCCGGGCGCGAAGGACGAGCTGCTGGAGGCGATAAGCCTCGGAGCTAAGCCGCTGGTCGTCACCACGCAGGACTACTTGAGCGTTAGCAGCGTGAGGAGGCTCCTCCAGCTCCTGAAGGAGGAGAAGGTGGCCTGGGCGGGCGTGCTGGAGAACATGGCCCACAGCGGCGAGCCGGCCCTCCTAGAGGAGGCTGCGTCCCTGGGCTTCACCCACCTCGGACTGATCCCTTACGACGAGGAGCTTAGGGGCTCCGTGGGCTCGCCTGAGAAGCTTCTATCCACGCGGGCCGCGCTAGCTCTCGAGAAGCTTGCCGCGAAGATTCTAGGTGTTCCGCGTGTCTAA
- a CDS encoding hydrogenase/urease maturation nickel metallochaperone HypA, producing MHESSIAAAVLSAIQEVYSREGGRVRKVKVIAGELQAIDTGVLKEYLDVALDDAGIPLHYEVVTENAEFKCRRCGRGWGLGDVEAGVDVRELIHFMPEAAYAFLKCPSCGSGDFEIVKGRGIRLSFELGE from the coding sequence TTGCACGAATCATCTATAGCGGCGGCGGTTCTTTCAGCAATCCAGGAAGTCTACTCTAGAGAGGGCGGTAGAGTCAGGAAAGTCAAAGTGATCGCTGGCGAACTTCAAGCTATCGATACCGGAGTTCTGAAAGAATACCTCGACGTAGCTTTGGACGACGCCGGAATCCCCCTACACTACGAGGTAGTCACTGAAAACGCAGAGTTCAAGTGCAGGCGGTGCGGGAGGGGGTGGGGGCTGGGCGATGTCGAAGCTGGGGTGGACGTGAGAGAGCTGATCCACTTCATGCCTGAGGCAGCATACGCGTTCCTGAAGTGCCCCTCCTGCGGGAGCGGGGATTTCGAGATCGTTAAAGGGAGGGGTATCAGGCTCTCTTTCGAGCTGGGTGAGTAG